A single region of the Streptomyces virginiae genome encodes:
- a CDS encoding YidB family protein, translated as MTDPVNDGAPTPTTLSISVKDLADAGLEPQLRSWVGSGPNEPVTAEQITLVIGQDELTRTAEALGREPGDLAADIALALPQLITAAPEGSVEPAPAQDGAGAVRTRELTLTPQMVVGEAESDVNYRAPLKISAKGTTFQPGDYTGVVAMIFDAVPPV; from the coding sequence ATGACCGATCCCGTGAACGACGGCGCACCGACGCCGACCACCCTGTCGATCTCTGTGAAGGACCTCGCGGACGCCGGCCTGGAACCGCAGTTGCGGTCCTGGGTCGGCTCCGGGCCCAACGAGCCGGTGACCGCCGAACAGATCACCCTGGTCATCGGGCAGGACGAGCTCACCCGGACCGCTGAAGCCCTCGGACGTGAGCCCGGCGACCTTGCCGCGGACATCGCCCTCGCCCTCCCCCAGCTGATCACGGCAGCCCCCGAGGGCAGCGTCGAACCGGCCCCCGCGCAGGACGGCGCCGGGGCCGTCCGCACCCGTGAACTGACACTCACGCCCCAGATGGTGGTCGGGGAAGCCGAGTCGGATGTCAATTACAGGGCCCCGCTCAAAATCAGCGCGAAGGGGACGACCTTCCAGCCGGGCGACTACACCGGCGTCGTGGCGATGATCTTCGACGCAGTACCTCCCGTGTAG
- a CDS encoding flagellin N-terminal helical domain-containing protein: MSETTPNSKGPAKVQFLEQGASLGLTPAPGATTPDVSAAPLEKRVDVRSPSAALDFIRTTEGHLDELTGVLQRMRVLSIQSANGTYSEEDRSAIQIEVDQLTDEIARVADQADFNKMKLLSDASAEANVQAADELGMMPAKINTPASLANAQASWTLRVHVGANTDEALAVNIFAADIQHLFAGEAATPADQGAATPADQQGGVAVAGPVNVMTAIDANSTIAKIDVAIKTVTAQRSNLGAFSNRLESAIRSNDYAVENLTASDTGIEGA, encoded by the coding sequence GTGTCCGAGACCACGCCCAACTCAAAGGGCCCCGCCAAGGTTCAGTTCCTGGAGCAGGGGGCGAGCCTTGGTCTGACTCCCGCACCCGGGGCCACGACACCCGACGTGTCAGCCGCGCCTCTGGAGAAGAGGGTCGACGTTCGGTCGCCCTCCGCCGCGCTCGACTTCATCAGGACAACCGAGGGGCACCTCGATGAGCTGACCGGTGTCCTGCAGCGGATGCGGGTGCTGTCGATCCAGTCGGCGAACGGCACCTACAGCGAAGAGGACCGCTCGGCGATCCAGATCGAGGTCGACCAGCTGACCGACGAGATCGCCAGAGTCGCCGACCAGGCCGACTTCAACAAGATGAAATTGCTCAGCGACGCCTCGGCCGAGGCCAACGTACAGGCGGCCGACGAGCTGGGCATGATGCCCGCGAAGATCAACACACCGGCGTCACTCGCGAACGCCCAGGCATCGTGGACACTGCGCGTGCACGTGGGCGCGAATACCGACGAGGCATTGGCAGTGAACATCTTCGCTGCCGACATCCAGCATCTCTTCGCCGGCGAGGCGGCCACCCCCGCGGATCAGGGCGCAGCCACCCCGGCCGATCAGCAGGGCGGAGTCGCCGTGGCGGGCCCGGTGAATGTCATGACGGCGATCGACGCAAACTCGACCATCGCAAAGATCGACGTCGCGATCAAGACTGTCACGGCCCAGCGATCGAACCTCGGGGCGTTCTCCAACCGTCTGGAGTCGGCCATCCGAAGCAACGACTACGCAGTGGAAAACCTGACGGCGAGCGACACAGGCATCGAAGGGGCTTGA
- a CDS encoding helix-turn-helix domain-containing protein translates to MMGVEDLLRLTVAALMTRTGERQNDLADGLGLSQAQVSRKQAGRQHWSLEDVDRLAEHFGLHFLDLLAGPTHAVGVLHGSIPALRPADAVAPSAIAQPAPAALFAAEPAAAAPAPAAPVGLCVLCGQPTGDELEGFPQHLSAEECAAAVAAVPPAPGPASAPAAPAPAPVPQQLPAEPPAPKPAEPVAVEPVTPEPEPEVEVEPAPEPARTGPAVVRGPRAYASGTLVDEITGRVHEVLEECTGDLAAAQAALIKSAIPDVMALFKASRVGGRYEHSEFPPTADVLRKRSQKGSDEIWEGRPKWRNPHIFQAAKKGETFEVTALDMNAAYLSAFKCWLPIGQLREDTSGVHDRKKSGIHLLTPAEWEHTDLPNPLGNRMEPGELWVSESTLRLLLDCAREGLTDTPVIHRSLVSGGTEVLLEKLRRALAEVRKTALAEGDELTVNYVKSMYSKLVSTLGESTANRDMRRPDWMHIMRAKAFANLWMKANKIHKAGLQVVEISGTDELHVIGDWRLVFAEGRDLNQVKEKSTYTLGGKR, encoded by the coding sequence ATGATGGGTGTTGAGGATCTCCTCAGGCTCACGGTTGCAGCGCTGATGACGCGCACCGGTGAGCGCCAGAACGACCTCGCCGACGGCCTCGGCCTGTCGCAGGCGCAGGTCTCACGCAAACAGGCGGGGCGCCAGCACTGGTCGCTGGAGGACGTTGACCGGCTCGCCGAGCACTTCGGTCTGCATTTCCTGGACCTGCTGGCCGGTCCCACGCACGCGGTCGGTGTACTCCACGGCTCGATCCCTGCCCTGCGCCCCGCGGACGCCGTGGCTCCCTCGGCCATCGCGCAGCCGGCCCCCGCCGCCCTGTTCGCCGCCGAGCCGGCCGCCGCCGCGCCCGCCCCCGCAGCACCGGTGGGGTTGTGTGTGCTGTGCGGGCAGCCGACCGGTGACGAACTGGAAGGGTTCCCGCAGCACCTGAGTGCCGAGGAGTGCGCGGCCGCCGTCGCCGCCGTACCCCCGGCCCCGGGCCCGGCGTCGGCCCCGGCAGCACCCGCACCGGCCCCCGTCCCGCAGCAGCTCCCCGCCGAGCCGCCGGCCCCGAAGCCGGCGGAGCCCGTCGCGGTGGAGCCCGTCACTCCGGAGCCTGAACCCGAGGTCGAGGTCGAGCCCGCGCCGGAGCCGGCCAGGACGGGGCCGGCCGTGGTGCGGGGGCCCCGGGCCTACGCCTCCGGGACGCTCGTCGACGAGATCACGGGCCGGGTGCACGAGGTGCTGGAGGAGTGCACGGGGGACCTGGCCGCCGCCCAGGCCGCGCTCATCAAGTCCGCGATCCCGGACGTGATGGCCTTGTTCAAGGCCTCGCGGGTCGGGGGCCGGTACGAGCACTCGGAGTTCCCGCCGACCGCCGACGTGCTGCGCAAGCGCTCCCAGAAGGGGTCGGACGAGATCTGGGAGGGCCGCCCGAAGTGGCGCAACCCCCACATCTTCCAGGCGGCCAAGAAGGGCGAGACGTTCGAGGTGACCGCCCTCGACATGAACGCGGCCTACCTGTCGGCCTTCAAGTGCTGGTTGCCGATCGGACAGCTCCGCGAGGACACCAGCGGCGTCCACGACCGGAAGAAGTCCGGGATCCACCTGCTCACTCCGGCCGAGTGGGAGCACACCGACCTGCCCAACCCGCTGGGCAACCGGATGGAGCCGGGGGAGTTGTGGGTCAGCGAATCCACCCTCCGACTGCTCCTCGACTGCGCCCGCGAAGGCCTCACCGACACCCCGGTAATTCACCGCTCGCTCGTTTCCGGCGGCACAGAAGTCCTGTTGGAAAAGCTCCGACGCGCCCTTGCGGAAGTTCGTAAGACGGCTCTTGCCGAGGGCGATGAACTGACCGTGAATTATGTGAAATCAATGTATTCTAAGTTGGTCTCCACCCTGGGTGAATCCACCGCGAATCGGGATATGCGGCGCCCGGACTGGATGCACATCATGCGCGCGAAAGCGTTCGCGAATCTGTGGATGAAAGCCAACAAAATTCACAAGGCCGGATTGCAGGTCGTGGAGATCTCCGGCACGGATGAGTTGCACGTGATCGGCGATTGGCGGTTGGTGTTCGCGGAGGGCAGGGACCTGAATCAGGTGAAGGAAAAGAGCACCTACACGTTGGGGGGTAAGCGCTGA